CATAATGGATATATTGCGCCCCGGCCTGGGCAATTTGCAGTTGAGCGAACAGTTTTTCAACCGTGGCCTGCATACCGGGAACTTTGGCATCCCCGACACCGGCTGAAGAATAGCAGGGAATACCGTAATGGCGCGCCATCTGTATACAGTCCGCGTTGTAATGGATAAATTCCGGCGCCCCGTACAAGTCGTGCAGGTTATCCAGTCGGGCCCGCACCGGCACAGCGCCATACAGCACCGGGGCGCCCGGATTGACGATTTGGGCCAGTGTGATACCGGCAAGGATCTCGGCATTGATCAGAGATACAATGCCTTCTTCCTGGATCGGCGCCGTGGAACCACCCTGGGGCGAACTGGAAATGACAACCGGACAGCCTTTTTCTGCAATGGCGATCAATTTGTCGGTTGTATCTTCCACCATTTGAAGCGGGCTTTTAATGACACACGTGATAAACGACAGGATCGGATTGTCCCGAAAGGCTTCAGGCCCGCCCGCCAGGAGTTCCGCCAGTTTCAAAACAGCGTCGAGCTGGTCTACATCCACCAGTCCGGCCTGGACATGTTTGGTCATGTACATCAAAGCGCCCAAGAAAAACATTGACGTGCCTTTCTTCTGCAATGTAACCTCTTTGTATACCGCGCGTTGACATTGCGGATGAAAAATTTGCAATTATCAACCTAATTGCCGCCCGATTTTGCCGAGCGGCAGAGATTCTGCAGCGATCCGCGCTCGCTCTGAAATTCCGCAAGGACCCGGGTTTGCGATGCGTCGTCTTTGGCTGTGTACTCTTTTAATTGTGAGTGCAATACAATATTGGTTTCAGAGCCGGTGCCAAAATAGACATGCGGTTTTTCAGCATCCAGTTCGAGCTTGTTCTCGGGATTGCGTGCACCCAGAATAATCCGCCGGGGAACGGATTCGAGGTGTTTCTGAATCACGCATGAGCCGGGATGCGCACATTCGAGACATCCGGCATTGCCGCGCATTCGACGTTTGACGCGGCAGCCCGCCTGTTCGTAAAGATCAGCGGCGTGTTCATTAAAACAGACAAGCCCCGGATCATTCAGAATCTGCATAGAGCCTGAATGAATCAAATTAATCTGGTGTTCCGACATTCGGAGATAGGGAGCCACTTTTAGGGGGGTTCGAATGGTTTCTGTCATGGTTCGTCCTGTGAATGATTACTGAAATTTGCGACCGAATTCGAGTTTTCCTGACAGCGCGCACCGGATGGGCGACGGATCTTGTGCATTGCCGGCGATCAGATCACCCAAATCGGAATAGCGTCGCGTACAGATTGACGGGTCGGATCGCAAATCGCGGAATCCAGACCGTGCGACAGGGCTGCGATCAAAAACGCCTGATTGACATGTTTGCGTTCAACCAGTCCGAAAGACACATTGGACAGCCCCATGGTTGTTTTGGCATGGGGAATTTGTTTTTTAATACCGGATAACGTGTCAAACGTGACGGTTGCTCCTTTGTAATCGGATGAAATGGGCATGACCAGAGGGTCAAAGAACAGTTTGGAAGCATCAACACCGTGCTTGTCGGCTTGTTCGGTGATTTGAGTACAGACGTTGATTCGTTCTTTTGAGGACGGGGGGATGCCGTCTTTGTCCATGGCCAGTGCAACAACCGGTACATTATA
The candidate division KSB1 bacterium DNA segment above includes these coding regions:
- a CDS encoding trimethylamine methyltransferase family protein, translated to MQKKGTSMFFLGALMYMTKHVQAGLVDVDQLDAVLKLAELLAGGPEAFRDNPILSFITCVIKSPLQMVEDTTDKLIAIAEKGCPVVISSSPQGGSTAPIQEEGIVSLINAEILAGITLAQIVNPGAPVLYGAVPVRARLDNLHDLYGAPEFIHYNADCIQMARHYGIPCYSSAGVGDAKVPGMQATVEKLFAQLQIAQAGAQYIHYAFGLLDKTNIFCPLQAVLDNAHIGLVKQILRQPQFDEQNVTKTTQQIQRIRRSPALNCLPGIYAKRGARALCRRRMNSKHRKHVTMC
- a CDS encoding trimethylamine methyltransferase family protein, coding for MTETIRTPLKVAPYLRMSEHQINLIHSGSMQILNDPGLVCFNEHAADLYEQAGCRVKRRMRGNAGCLECAHPGSCVIQKHLESVPRRIILGARNPENKLELDAEKPHVYFGTGSETNIVLHSQLKEYTAKDDASQTRVLAEFQSERGSLQNLCRSAKSGGN
- a CDS encoding dihydropteroate synthase, encoding AGRPAAGGRGRSPAAAGGPRAGRGCGAAAKAAEAAGRASTRPPNFIQKAAKHLDNRRPWMINSIKKEQNIMNELLPLAAEYNVPVVALAMDKDGIPPSSKERINVCTQITEQADKHGVDASKLFFDPLVMPISSDYKGATVTFDTLSGIKKQIPHAKTTMGLSNVSFGLVERKHVNQAFLIAALSHGLDSAICDPTRQSVRDAIPIWVI